One Myripristis murdjan chromosome 18, fMyrMur1.1, whole genome shotgun sequence DNA window includes the following coding sequences:
- the hmgb3a gene encoding high mobility group protein B3a — MCVVSESWEHRQSSSTQRRFSPVQTSSCHISTMAKGDPRKPKGRMSAYAFFIQTCREEHNKKSPEVPISFADFSRKCSGRWKSMSGKEKSRFEELARQDKMRFDQEMQLYAPGRKRGQKKDPNAPKRPPSGFFIFCSEYRPKVKAQDPSLGIGDVAKKLGEMWNNLADSSKQPYLQKANKLKDKYNKDVADYKSKGKLGPKPMMHNHDDDDDDEEDDDDEDEEDDEDDDE, encoded by the exons atgtgtgtggtttcagagaGCTGGGAACACAGACAGAGCTCATCAACACAACGCAG GTTTTCTCCAGTCCAGACCTCCTCCTGTCACATCAGCACGATGGCCAAG GGGGACCCCAGGAAGCCCAAGGGCCGCATGTCAGCCTATGCCTTCTTCATCCAGACGTGCCGTGAGGAGCACAACAAGAAGAGCCCAGAGGTCCCGATCAGCTTCGCAGATTTCTCCAGAAAGTGCTCTGGAAGGTGGAAG TCCATGTCCGGTAAGGAGAAGAGCAGGTTTGAGGAGCTGGCTCGGCAAGACAAGATGCGCTTTGACCAGGAGATGCAGCTTTACGCGCCTGGCAGGAAGAGGGGACAGAAGAAGGATCCCAACGCGCCCAAGAGACCACC TTCTGGTTTCTTCATCTTCTGCTCCGAGTACCGACCAAAGGTCAAGGCCCAGGATCCCAGTCTGGGCATCGGGGATGTCGCCAAAAAACTGGGAGAGATGTGGAACAACCTGGCGGACAGCAGCAAGCAGCCCTACCTGCAGAAGGCCAACAAGCTGAAGGACAAGTACAACAAG GATGTTGCAGACTACAAGTCAAAGGGCAAGCTGGGCCCGAAACCCATGATGCATAACCATGACGACGACGATGACGATGAGGAGGATGACGATGACGAAGACGAGGAAGACGAcgaggatgatgatgaataG